From the genome of Verrucomicrobiia bacterium, one region includes:
- the recG gene encoding ATP-dependent DNA helicase RecG, whose translation MSTSDDHAEPLAVPITSLWGIGSERAHLLSKLGITSIGDLLLHKPRRYEDRRKFLTIRELQIGEPATVRGKIIAAGGKSFRRGARRMFECVLDDGTAHLHLRWWQAQPWMENYFVRDREFLAFGKTDSLRPRTFEHPETELIEAGDDDFIHVNRIVPIHPLTEGLTARVMRSLIWRALEHYQAAITEPEWRQLLDARLQITATQTPPAYELPEWSRARAIHQLHFPDELANAEAARQRLALDEFIALQLQILSRRKNFESKASALPCAGTNRLIKPFLASVGFKLTSAQTRVLREIRTDMGGAHPMRRLLQGDVGSGKTVVAAATALMALESGFNAALMAPTEILATQHFHHFSRWFTPLGVRVEIQTGARKSSTTSAAVPPSHALERSSKLPTLYVGTHALLTQGFNLPRLGLVVIDEQHKFGVTQREQLVRKGNYPHLLVMTATPIPRTLGLTLYGDLDISIIDKPPAGRGTIKTFLRSTERLPRVWEFLRQQLRLGRQAYVVYPRVEENADGLKAVTKEWDGLRKSLAPFRVGLLHGRLKPAEKESTMTAFRDNTIQVLLATSLIEVGVDVANATVMLIENAESFGLAQLHQLRGRIGRGAPDSFCILISDVLDPATRERLQTLVETTDGFRIAEADLKLRGPGELLGQQQSGLPPFRFGSLGGDLPLVQQARHLAAAVLAVKAAKD comes from the coding sequence GTGTCAACTTCGGATGACCATGCGGAGCCTCTCGCCGTCCCCATTACCAGCCTCTGGGGTATCGGCTCGGAACGCGCCCACTTGTTGAGCAAATTGGGAATCACCAGTATTGGCGATTTACTATTGCACAAACCACGGCGCTACGAGGATCGCCGCAAGTTTCTCACGATTCGCGAGCTTCAAATTGGCGAACCGGCCACGGTGCGCGGAAAAATTATCGCCGCCGGCGGCAAGAGCTTCCGCCGGGGCGCGCGGCGCATGTTCGAATGTGTTTTGGATGACGGCACGGCGCACCTCCATTTGCGTTGGTGGCAGGCTCAACCGTGGATGGAAAATTACTTCGTCCGCGATCGCGAGTTTCTGGCCTTCGGGAAAACCGACTCGCTGCGGCCCCGGACTTTTGAACATCCGGAAACCGAACTGATCGAGGCGGGCGACGACGATTTCATTCACGTCAACCGCATCGTACCGATTCATCCGTTGACTGAAGGACTGACTGCGCGCGTGATGCGCAGTCTCATCTGGCGCGCGCTCGAACATTACCAAGCCGCCATCACTGAACCCGAATGGAGGCAACTCCTCGATGCGCGTCTCCAGATCACTGCAACCCAGACGCCGCCCGCCTACGAATTGCCTGAATGGTCGCGCGCCCGAGCCATTCACCAACTGCACTTTCCCGATGAACTTGCGAATGCGGAAGCCGCCCGGCAAAGATTGGCGTTGGACGAATTTATCGCCCTACAACTGCAAATTCTGTCGCGCCGCAAAAATTTTGAGAGCAAGGCCAGCGCCCTGCCCTGCGCGGGTACCAACCGTCTGATCAAGCCGTTTCTGGCTTCGGTCGGCTTCAAACTCACCTCCGCTCAAACGCGCGTGCTCCGCGAAATCCGAACCGACATGGGCGGGGCGCATCCGATGCGTCGGCTCCTGCAGGGCGACGTTGGCTCAGGCAAAACGGTGGTTGCCGCCGCTACCGCCTTGATGGCTTTGGAGAGCGGTTTCAACGCCGCCCTCATGGCGCCAACCGAGATTCTTGCCACTCAGCATTTCCATCATTTTTCGCGTTGGTTCACTCCGCTCGGGGTCCGGGTGGAAATTCAAACCGGGGCGCGAAAATCATCCACAACTTCGGCAGCAGTGCCACCGTCTCATGCCCTGGAACGATCCAGCAAGCTCCCGACTTTATACGTCGGCACCCACGCGCTGCTGACTCAGGGTTTTAACCTGCCCCGGCTGGGCCTGGTGGTGATTGACGAGCAACACAAATTTGGCGTGACCCAGCGCGAGCAACTCGTGCGCAAAGGAAATTACCCTCATCTGTTGGTGATGACCGCCACGCCCATCCCGCGCACGCTGGGACTGACGCTGTACGGGGATCTGGACATTTCGATCATTGATAAACCGCCCGCCGGTCGCGGCACGATCAAAACTTTTTTGCGCAGCACCGAACGTCTGCCGCGCGTTTGGGAATTTCTCCGGCAGCAACTCCGCCTGGGGCGGCAGGCTTACGTGGTTTATCCGCGCGTCGAGGAAAACGCCGATGGCTTGAAAGCCGTCACCAAGGAATGGGACGGCTTGCGAAAAAGTCTCGCGCCATTCCGGGTGGGTCTGTTGCACGGTCGCCTCAAACCGGCTGAAAAAGAAAGCACCATGACCGCGTTCCGGGACAACACCATTCAAGTGCTGCTGGCCACTTCGTTGATTGAAGTCGGAGTGGATGTTGCCAACGCCACGGTAATGTTGATCGAAAACGCCGAGTCTTTTGGTCTGGCGCAATTGCATCAATTACGCGGGCGGATTGGCCGGGGCGCGCCGGACAGTTTTTGCATTCTCATTTCCGATGTTCTCGATCCTGCCACTCGAGAGCGATTGCAAACATTGGTGGAAACGACGGATGGTTTTCGCATTGCCGAAGCGGATCTGAAACTTCGCGGCCCCGGCGAATTATTGGGGCAACAACAAAGCGGCTTGCCGCCCTTCCGCTTTGGCTCTCTCGGTGGCGATCTGCCGCTGGTCCAACAAGCGCGTCACCTGGCTGCCGCAGTGCTCGCGGTCAAAGCAGCAAAAGATTGA
- a CDS encoding TolC family protein — protein sequence MNDDHIISRPLVKTLVGFGMVCALLLAPDRVGAESIHTQPPAWLNQPLPLVDALNLALKQNRTILKSRQDLEAATGVSLQTRAVIIPKLQSSGSYTDTDRRMLEAFYPGQVIDRQNWNADLQIVQSLFEGGRMISSLRAAKLIKEQAFLQHQTVVADTLLATRIAYYDVLLAGQEIVVRDASVSLLTKELQDEQHRYAAGTVPRFNVLRAEVAVANARPPLIRARNAQRIAQNNLAQLLGCNLPREMWETIPMRLTDSLETAPFDIQLSVAIAQALEKRTELGVLRKSEKLRQEDIISARSERWPHLQGFAGWGWRDSSLTTDLSDKVDGWQVGVRMNWFIFDGLATRGKVTQAKAAHEKSLVEIDDTSSRIELEVRTAYTAFVSAREVLESQKKVQEQADEALRLAKSRAEAGTATQLDVLTAETALTEARTTQIQAEYDYAVAVAKLERAIGAFGNAEPE from the coding sequence ATGAACGACGACCACATTATTTCCCGTCCACTTGTCAAAACCTTGGTTGGTTTTGGAATGGTTTGCGCCTTGCTCCTGGCCCCGGACCGCGTTGGCGCCGAGAGTATCCATACCCAACCACCCGCCTGGTTGAACCAGCCACTGCCCTTGGTGGATGCGCTCAATCTGGCGCTCAAACAAAACCGAACCATTCTGAAATCCCGTCAGGACCTGGAAGCCGCAACTGGCGTCTCGCTGCAAACCCGGGCCGTGATAATCCCGAAACTTCAATCCTCGGGCAGTTATACCGATACGGACCGACGGATGCTGGAAGCGTTCTATCCCGGCCAGGTAATTGATCGTCAGAACTGGAACGCCGACCTGCAAATCGTCCAATCGCTCTTCGAGGGTGGACGGATGATTTCCTCCCTGCGCGCCGCCAAACTCATCAAGGAACAGGCGTTTCTCCAACATCAAACCGTCGTGGCCGACACCCTGCTTGCCACCCGGATCGCCTATTACGACGTGCTGCTCGCTGGTCAGGAAATCGTCGTGCGCGACGCTTCGGTAAGTCTTTTGACCAAGGAACTCCAGGACGAGCAACACCGTTACGCCGCCGGCACGGTGCCGCGATTTAACGTCTTGCGCGCGGAAGTGGCCGTGGCCAACGCCCGCCCACCATTGATTCGCGCCCGCAATGCCCAACGCATCGCTCAGAACAATCTGGCCCAGTTGCTCGGTTGCAATTTACCGCGCGAAATGTGGGAGACAATTCCCATGCGGCTTACCGATAGCCTGGAGACCGCCCCCTTCGACATTCAATTATCGGTGGCCATCGCCCAAGCTCTGGAAAAACGCACCGAACTGGGCGTGCTCCGCAAGTCCGAGAAGCTGCGCCAGGAAGACATCATCAGCGCACGCAGCGAACGCTGGCCCCACCTGCAGGGATTCGCCGGCTGGGGCTGGCGCGATTCCAGTTTAACCACGGATTTGAGTGATAAAGTGGATGGCTGGCAGGTCGGCGTCCGCATGAACTGGTTTATTTTTGACGGTCTGGCCACGCGCGGCAAAGTGACGCAAGCAAAGGCCGCGCATGAAAAAAGCCTGGTGGAGATTGACGACACGAGCAGTCGCATCGAACTCGAAGTGCGGACGGCCTACACCGCGTTCGTCAGCGCGCGGGAAGTTTTGGAATCTCAGAAAAAAGTTCAGGAACAAGCGGACGAAGCGTTGCGCCTGGCCAAGTCCCGTGCTGAAGCGGGAACGGCGACACAATTGGACGTGCTCACCGCCGAAACGGCGCTGACCGAAGCGCGCACGACTCAGATTCAGGCCGAATACGACTACGCCGTGGCGGTGGCCAAATTGGAACGCGCCATTGGCGCATTCGGA